The following are encoded in a window of Impatiens glandulifera chromosome 5, dImpGla2.1, whole genome shotgun sequence genomic DNA:
- the LOC124939600 gene encoding photosystem I chlorophyll a/b-binding protein 6, chloroplastic-like, whose product MDGLISGSDSELLKWFAQAELIHSRWAMLAVSGILIPEWLESLGFIEKFSWYDAGAQEYFADSTTLFVVQLGLMGWVEGRRWEDIIKPGCVDIEPSFPHKKKPEVDVGYPGGLWFDPLMWGRGSPEPVMVLRTKEIKNGRFAMLAFIGFVFQAIYTGQGPLENLSAHIVDPGHYNVFSAFTSH is encoded by the exons ATGGATGGTTTGATCTCAGGATCTGATTCGGAACTGCTGAAATGGTTTGCACAAGCTGAGCTAATACACAGCAGATGGGCAATGCTTGCTGTGTCTGGAATTCTGATTCCAGAATGGCTAGAAAGTCTGGGGTTTATTGAGAAGTTCTCTTGGTACGATGCAGGAGCACAAGAATACTTCGCAGATTCCACAACTCTGTTTGTGGTGCAATTGGGGCTAATGGGTTGGGTTGAAGGACGGAGATGGGAAGACATAATAAAACCAGGGTGCGTGGATATAGAACCGAGTTTTCCACATAAGAAGAAGCCAGAGGTCGATGTTGGCTATCCAGGCGGGCTTTGGTTCGACCCTTTGATGTGGGGTAGAGGGTCACCGGAGCCAGTGATGGTTCTTAGGACTAAAGAGATCAAGAATGGTCGGTTTGCCATGCTTGCATTCATTGGGTTTGTTTTTCAGGCAATTTATACAGGACAAGGCCCTTTAGAGAATCTTTCAGCTCATATTGTTGATCCAGGACACTACAATGTCTTCTCG GCTTTCACATCGCACTAG
- the LOC124939601 gene encoding photosystem I chlorophyll a/b-binding protein 6, chloroplastic-like, which yields MAKGNTQKVIEKDVTFFFCKDSPPPWFDGSISGDFGFDPLGLGSDSELLKWFAQAELIHSRWAMLAVSGILIPEWLESLGFIEKFSWYDAGAQEYFADSTPLYIF from the exons atgGCAAAG GGAAATACCCAGAAAGTTATCGAGAAAGATGTCACATTTTTCTTCTGTAAAGACTCTCCTCCTCCCTGGTTCGATGGCAG TATTTCAGGAGATTTTGGATTCGACCCACTTGGATTAG GATCTGATTCGGAACTGCTGAAATGGTTTGCACAAGCTGAGCTAATACACAGCAGATGGGCAATGCTTGCTGTGTCTGGAATTCTGATTCCAGAATGGCTAGAAAGTCTGGGGTTTATTGAGAAGTTCTCTTGGTACGATGCAGGAGCACAAGAATACTTCGCAGATTCCACACCTTTATATATATTCTGA
- the LOC124937943 gene encoding proline-rich receptor-like protein kinase PERK5 → MTTVTAPSPESLSPPAPPITTTPVEPNPSPVTTTPPPTSETPSDTTTPPNEDTALLSPTTTPPGFSSQKPDSGKSPSAKISSSSSKSSHKDSSSSSQDSTGIFVGVAVVGIMIMAMIIVCAVCASRKKRRPYYDPKHPAAAGNGHGQGGDKRNGGDHVVKLPTNSMGSNEFSSGFSGGGYNLVSPMSPNMAGLGGLNTSSFSYEELEVATGGFSQSNMIGQGGFGYVYKGVLQNGKEVAVKSLKSGSGQGEREFQAEVEIISRVHHRYLVSLVGYCITNGQRMLVYDFVPNSTLEHHLHGKGQPTMEWGIRMRIALGSAKGLAYLHEDCHPRIIHRDIKAANILLDFNFEAMVADFGLAKLTTDNHTHVSTRVMGTFGYLAPEYASSGKLSDKSDVFSFGVMLLELITGRRPVDPTSRMEDSLVDWARPLLVKALEDGNYDELVDPRLEGNFDRNEMARLAACTSASIRHSARRRPKMSQVVRTLEGSSSLDDLIEVPKIQSGQQMPSPGSSSGLSEMNSSMYDTGAYNADMMKFRKMILTPDQDSKDYSSD, encoded by the exons ATGACCACCGTGACTGCTCCATCACCCGAATCATTATCCCCACCAGCTCCACCAATCACCACCACACCCGTTGAACCAAATCCTTCCCCGGTCACCACTACACCGCCTCCTACATCAGAAACTCCGTCAGATACCACTACACCGCCCAATGAAGATACAGCATTACTATCCCCGACCACCACACCTCCCGGGTTTTCATCGCAGAAACCGGATTCAGGAAAGTCCCCTTCGGCAAAGATATCTTCGTCATCAAGTAAGTCAAGTCATAAGGATTCATCTTCGTCGTCACAGGATTCTACAGGGATATTTGTCGGAGTTGCCGTTGTTGGAATCATGATAATGGCCATGATAATCGTCTGTGCTGTTTGTGCTTCGAGGAAGAAGAGAAGGCCTTATTATGATCCTAAACACCCTGCAGCAGCAG GTAATGGGCATGGGCAGGGAGGGGACAAACGGAATGGTGGCGATCATGTGGTGAAGCTACCTACGAATTCAATGGGTAGCAACGAATTCAGTTCTGGATTCTCGGGTGGGGGATACAATTTGGTTAGTCCTATGTCTCCAAACATGGCAGGTTTAGGCGGTCTTAACACGAGTAGCTTTAGCTACGAGGAGCTAGAGGTGGCGACGGGAGGGTTCTCTCAATCGAACATGATCGGGCAAGGAGGTTTCGGTTATGTTTACAagggagttcttcaaaacggGAAGGAAGTGGCAGTTAAGAGTCTTAAGAGTGGCAGTGGTCAAGGAGAAAGAGAGTTTCAAGCTGAGGTCGAGATTATTAGCCGCGTTCATCATCGTTATCTTGTCTCCCTTGTCGGTTATTGCATCACCAATGGCCAGAGAATGTTGGTTTATGATTTCGTTCCCAATAGCACCTTGGAGCATCATCTTCATGGAAAGGGTCAGCCTACAATGGAATGGGGAATCAGGATGAGGATTGCTTTGGGGTCAGCCAAAGGCCTTGCTTACCTTCATGAAGATT GCCATCCTCGGATCATCCATCGCGACATCAAGGCAGCCAACATTCTCCTCGATTTCAACTTTGAGGCCATG GTGGCAGATTTCGGACTGGCTAAGCTAACTACTGATAACCATACTCACGTGTCTACTCGTGTCATGGGAACTTTCGG ATACTTGGCTCCTGAGTATGCATCAAGTGGCAAACTAAGTGATAAATCTGATGTGTTCTCATTTGGGGTGATGTTATTGGAACTGATAACTGGTAGGCGACCTGTTGATCCCACCAGTAGAATGGAAGACAGTTTGGTCGATTGG gccAGGCCTCTTCTTGTAAAAGCGTTGGAAGATGGAAACTACGACGAGCTTGTTGATCCACGACTTGAGGGTAACTTTGATAGAAACGAGATGGCACGACTTGCAGCATGTACATCTGCCAGTATAAGGCACTCTGCTAGAAGGCGCCCGAAGATGAGCCAGGTGGTGCGGACGCTAGAAGGATCATCTTCATTGGATGACTTAATTGAGGTGCCCAAGATACAAAGCGGTCAACAAATGCCTTCGCCTGGATCTTCGAGTGGGCTGAGCGAAATGAACAGCTCAATGTATGATACGGGCGCTTATAATGCAGACATGATGAAGTTCAGGAAGATGATATTGACACCGGATCAAGATAGCAAGGACTACAGCAGCGATTGA
- the LOC124937950 gene encoding uncharacterized protein LOC124937950 encodes MLLSSPIPTSARGLNLKNVRYVTGNTTLRLPLKIQSMAKQSSEEEEVGTVEKLAIAGGLISTPMIGWSLYTLKTTGCGLPPGPGGSIGALEGVSYLVVVGIIGWSIYVKTKTGSGLPNGPFGLLGAVEGLSYLSFLAIVVVFGLQILQTGSLPGPLPTDQCFG; translated from the coding sequence ATGTTGCTCTCTTCTCCAATTCCGACGTCGGCCCGTGGTCTGAATCTGAAAAATGTACGTTACGTTACCGGCAACACTACTTTACGCCTCCCTCTCAAGATACAGAGCATGGCAAAACAGAGcagcgaagaagaagaagtaggcACAGTGGAGAAGCTAGCAATCGCAGGAGGACTAATCTCGACGCCGATGATTGGCTGGTCACTCTACACTTTGAAAACCACTGGCTGTGGCCTCCCACCAGGCCCCGGCGGTTCCATTGGCGCCCTCGAAGGAGTGAGCTATCTGGTCGTTGTGGGAATTATCGGATGGTCAATCTATGTTAAGACGAAAACGGGTTCAGGTCTTCCAAATGGTCCGTTCGGTCTGTTGGGAGCCGTCGAAGGCTTGTCTTACCTTTCGTTTCTTGCCATTGTTGTTGTGTTTGGTTTACAAATTTTGCAGACCGGATCTTTACCCGGACCACTACCCACCGATCAGTGTTTTGGATAA
- the LOC124937947 gene encoding splicing factor 3B subunit 4 has translation MTTRIAPGVGANLLGQHSAERNQDATAYVGNLDPQTSEELLWELFVQAGPVVNVYVPKDRVTNLHQGYGFVEFRSEDDADYAIKVLNMIKLYGKPIRVNKASQDKKSLDVGANLFVGNLDPDVDEKLLYDTFSAFGVIVTNPKIMRDPETGNSRGFGFVSYDSFEASDGAIEAMNGQYLCNRQITVSYAYKKDTKGERHGTPAERVLAASNTTAQRSRPHTLFASGPPTLPNAPPPHQANGMVGLQGGPPRPFVAANGGMIMAPPPMAVARPPPPNPAGMYQQQLMQQQQQPIMQMSGHPPPPQMWQGQPQQQQQPIHHLPPQFQQFRPPPPNMPPPQQMQMQMQQQQLPPPSGMVPQQMVWRPPPPPQQQQQMPGRPPMMQQQMSMAPPPPPSG, from the exons atgacGACCCGAATAGCTCCAGGTGTCGGAGCCAACTTGCTCGGTCAGCACTCCGCCGAGAGGAACCAAGATGCCACTGCATACGTTGGCAATCTCGATCCTCAG ACAAGTGAAGAGTTATTATGGGAGTTGTTTGTTCAAGCTGGCCCAGTTG TAAATGTTTATGTCCCCAAAGATAGGGTCACCAATCTACATCAAGGATATGGCTTTGTGGAGTTCCGCAGTGAAGATGATGCTGATTAT GCAATAAAAGTGCTGAATATGATTAAGCTATATGGGAAGCCAATAAGGGTCAATAAG GCATCCCAAGATAAAAAGAGCTTAGACGTTGGAGCTAACCTTTTTGTTGGCAACCTTGACCCT GATGTAGATGAGAAACTTTTGTATGATACTTTCAGTGCGTTTGGAGTTATTGTCACAAATCCCAAG ATAATGAGAGATCCCGAAACAGGAAACTCACGTGGCTTTGGTTTTGTTAGCTATGACTCTTTTGAGGCATCTGATGGTGCAATAGAG GCAATGAATGGGCAATATCTTTGCAACCGTCAGATAACAGTGTCCTATGCTTACAAGAAGGATACCAAAGGCGAACGCCATGGTACCCCAGCAG AAAGAGTGTTGGCAGCAAGCAATACGACAGCTCAAAGAAGTAGGCCTCACACATTATTTGCGAGTGGACCACCTACACTTCCAAACGCACCTCCTCCTCATCAGGCAAACGGGATGGTTGGATTACAAGGTGGTCCTCCTAGACCTTTTGTTGCTGCGAATGGGGGAATGATAATGGCTCCTCCGCCAATGGCAGTAGCCAGACCACCACCACCTAACCCTGCCGGAATGTACCAACAGCAGCTgatgcagcagcagcagcagcctATTATGCAGATGTCCGgtcatcctcctcctcctcaaatGTGGCAAGGCCAacctcaacaacaacaacaacctaTCCATCATCTTCCACCACAATTTCAACAGTTCCGACCACCTCCCCCTAATATGCCACCACCTCAGCAAATGCAGATGCAGATGCAGCAACAACAGCTACCACCACCTTCCGGAATGGTTCCCCAGCAGATGGTCTGGCGACCACCTCCACCGCCACAGCAGCAACAGCAGATGCCTGGAAGACCTCCAATGATGCAGCAGCAGATGTCCATGGCTCCACCTCCACCACCTTCTGGCTGA
- the LOC124937946 gene encoding pentatricopeptide repeat-containing protein At4g36680, mitochondrial-like, whose product MSSSIAPRQARHLFNSAAAAAASSSTATFATAAVSVDSTATTPITSGITASKAKSKLKAEFDPDKAFQIYSSLSNHYTSPVYSRYAQDLTVKRLASSRRFDDIEKLLEAHKENPKIKEEPYLSTLIRSYGLVGMTDHALKTYHQLEELGTPRSTISFNALLSAYIQSSKFDDVLKLFEEMPKRYGFSPCKISYGVLVKSFCEAGQPDSAMETLKEMEMKKIEITNVTYTTIMSAFYKQGKAEEGEKIWDEMVKKGYTLDATAHNVRLMHASGGDPESVKELIDEMTNSGIKPDTISYNYLMTSYCKAGKMDEAKEVYNKLEEYGCKPNATTFRALIFHMSKHGRFVQGYRVFKNSVKFNKIPNFGTLQHLMRGLVKPETMKEAKGMSRTIKKKFPPNVLNAWAKLEKELGLYSDNNNTSTRATTTTPAERKDDDDDDEEEDKAAAAAPLP is encoded by the coding sequence ATGTCTTCTTCCATTGCTCCCCGCCAAGCCCGTCACCTCTTCAACTcggccgccgccgccgccgcctcaTCCTCCACCGCCACTTTTGCAACCGCAGCCGTCTCCGTGGACTCCACCGCAACTACTCCTATCACATCAGGCATTACCGCTTCCAAAGCCAAATCGAAACTCAAAGCCGAATTCGATCCAGACAAGGCATTTCAAATCTACTCTTCCTTGTCTAACCACTACACTTCCCCTGTCTATTCTCGCTATGCACAGGATCTCACCGTCAAGCGTCTCGCCAGCTCCCGTCGATTTGATGATATTGAAAAGCTCCTTGAAGCTCACAAGGAGAATCCCAAGATCAAGGAGGAACCTTATTTATCAACTCTCATCAGATCTTATGGACTCGTTGGAATGACTGATCACGCCCTGAAAACATATCATCAACTTGAGGAACTGGGTACGCCTCGGTCAACAATCTCGTTTAATGCTCTCCTATCGGCTTATATTCAATCGAGTAAGTTCGATGATGTCCTCAAGCTGTTTGAAGAAATGCCTAAGAGGTATGGGTTTTCTCCTTGTAAAATTTCATACGGTGTGCTTGTTAAGTCATTTTGTGAGGCGGGACAGCCTGATTCCGCTATGGAAACGTTGAAGGAAATGGAAATGAAGAAGATTGAAATCACTAATGTTACTTATACCACTATCATGAGTGCCTTCTATAAACAGGGGAAGGCTGAAGAGGGTGAGAAAATCTGGGATGAGATGGTGAAGAAAGGGTATACACTTGATGCTACTGCTCATAATGTTCGCCTTATGCATGCCAGTGGTGGGGATCCTGAAAGTGTGAAGGAGTTGATTGATGAAATGACCAATTCAGGGATCAAACCAGACACGATTAGTTACAATTACCTAATGACAAGTTACTGCAAGGCTGGGAAGATGGATGAGGCTAAGGAAGTTTACAATAAATTGGAAGAGTATGGATGCAAACCAAATGCCACGACTTTTCGGGCATTGATATTTCATATGTCCAAACACGGGAGGTTCGTTCAAGGCTACAGGGTTTTCAAGAACAGCGTGAAGTTCAACAAAATCCCTAATTTTGGGACCTTGCAACATTTGATGAGAGGTCTGGTTAAGCCGGAGACAATGAAGGAAGCCAAGGGGATGTCTCGAACAATTAAGAAGAAGTTCCCTCCCAATGTGTTGAATGCTTGGGCCAAGCTTGAGAAGGAACTTGGTTTGTATTCTGATAATAATAATACCAGTACTAGAGCTACTACTACTACTCCTGCTGAAAgaaaagatgatgatgatgatgatgaagaagaagataaagcagcagcagcagctccACTACCATAA